The nucleotide window CTGGGTGGCCTGTTCCAGGCGGCTCATCACCTCGAAGGAGTCGATACCCACGTTGGCGGTTGCGGCCTCCTGCAAGGACTCCTGCTCCTGGGCGAAGGTGGCCCCCATGGCTTCCAACTGCGCCCCCCGGGTGCCGGTGACGCCCTGCATATTGGAAACCTGGCCCAGGGCGCTTTGCAACTTGGGCAACCAGGCCCGCACCTCGTCCGGGTCCATGCGTTGCAGCGCGCCGCGCAAGCCCGCGAAAACCTCGAAGACGTTGGCGCCGTTGCTGAGATCGGTACTCCCTTCCATCAACTGGGCCCCGGTGACGTTGCCGGGCACCTTTTGACCGGTGGCGATCTTCACCTCCCGATCGGAACTGCCCCCCTGGTATTCCGGCACCACCTGGAAGTGGAAGGCCTGTTTGTCGGTCATGACGGCGCCGGCGGCGACCGAAAAAGAGATCCCGTTGCCCAGATTCAGGGTTTGCGCCCCGCCGGTGGCGGCCACGGAGGTCAGCGAGGCGCCATTGACGCTGAGGCGGAACTCGGGCGCGGCCAGCGCGGCGCCGGTGTCGTCCGTGGTGCGATAGGTCACCATCACGCTGCTGGGCACCGCCGCATCGGAACCGGTCACACCGGCGGAGAAGTCGGCGCCCGCATCGGCGAAACCTCCCGTCGGCCCGGTGCGCTGCACGATACCGGTGGTGCGCAGATTGGTCAGATCGAAGGGATTGCCGGTGCGCCCGCCACCGAACAGAGGCACACCGTCCATCTCCGTGTTCATGCCGGCCAGGGTATCCTGAAACCAGGCCATGGCCTTTTCCGCCTGAGCCCGCAGTACATCCGGCTGCCCGCCCTGATAGCTGTTGCCCAATTGCATCACCAGATCATGAGCCTCCTGCAGGCGATCGTGCAGATTGGTGATCTGGTCCTCCGCCATGCCCATGCGTTCCTGAGCCCGCCGCGTGGTCTCCGTCAGACTCTTCACCTCCGCCAGATTGGAGGTGAACACCCCCTGACGGAAGGTGGCGGTCGGATCGTCGGAAGGCTTGTTGACCCGGTTGCCGGACAGAGTCTTCTCCTGCGTCTTCAGCACCTCCTGGTACTTGCGCTGCAGGGCATCCGCTCCGTTGCGGAACATCAACGATTGCGTCACACGCATCTCTCTTCTCCTTGCCTTCCCGGTGCGACCGGTTACACCATCTGAATCAGGGTCTCGAACAGGTTGTCCGCCGTCGAAACCATCTTGCTGGAGGCCTGAAAGGCCCTCTGGAACTTGATCATATCCGTCATCTCCTCTTCAAGGGAGACACCGGAGACCGAATCCCGCAAGTCCCGCATGAAGCCCTGGGACGACTGAATGCTGGTCATCTCCGCCTGATTGCGCGACTGTTCCGAACCCAGGTTACCCGCTATGGTACCATAGTGGGAGATCAATGTGGCACTCTCCCCGAACAGGGTGAACTTTTCGGTGCGCAGATCCCCCAGCAGCATGGCCCCTTCGTTATTGGCATCGTTGTGTACCGGCGTCGCTCCGGTGGTGATGAAGCGCCCCGTCCCCAACAAGGCCGGTTTGGCCTGCATGGCCGCATCGACGCCCATGCTGGCCGCGCCGCTTCCGGTGAAGAAGGCTCCCACACCCAAGGCGGCCAACACGCCGCTCGCGTCGGAAACCACCCCGAAGGAGTTGCCGCCCGTCCCCGTCAGCACCAGGCGATTGCCGGAGACGCTGGCGGTCACGCCCGCTCCGGCGTTGGCATTGATGGCCGTCACCACATCGTTGATCGACATGCCGGTGGTGATGGGCACGTTGGCCTGGGTCAAGGTCCCGTTGGGGTCCGCGCCGTAGGCAAAGCTGAGGGTGCCGTTGACCACCCGCGAGAGATCGACCGGAGAACCCACATAGGTCGATTGGGTCGTATCCGTCACCAGACCGCTCATGGCGGTGGTCAGGTTCTGGCCCAGGTCGATGGCCCCCGTGCGGCTCTGCAACAGGCCACCCGGAACCGACTGGCTGTGAACCCGGTTGAAGCGCCAGCGCATCTCGTCGGCGAGGGTTTCCAGCTTGCTCAGAAAGCCGCTGTCCCCGTTGATGACCTGGTCCCGCACCTCGATGAGACCTTTCAGAGTGCCGCTTTTGATCTCGCTGGTCAGATCCCCGGTACGCTCATCCACCCGGATGGTCTGGGGCGTATTCTGGGTCGCGCTGCCCGGACCGCGGGAGAGGGTGGCCGCATAGGTGTGATCCATCAACATGATCCCGTTGGCCGTCAAAATCGAGACACCTCCGTCGCCCTGATCGATGGTCTGGATGTCAACAATCTTGCCCAACTCCATGACCATCTGGCGCCGCTGATCCTTGAGATCCAGCGCTTTGGCCGGCGTGGCATCCTGGCGCACGATGGCCAGATTGACATCCCGAATACTCTTCAGCCGCGAGTTGATATCGTCCAGAGTGACGGTGATCTCCTTGTCCACCGGCAGCGTCAACTCGCTCAAGCCGTTGTACATGCGCTTGATGAAACCGGAGGTGGCGCCGGCGTTTTCCATCACCTGATCCCGCACCACCGCGTCGGTGGGATTGTCCGTCAAGAGATCGATGGAGGTGAAGAGCTTTTCCAGTCGGGTGGAGAGACCATCCCCGTCCAGTTCGTTGAAAACGTTCTCGATCATGTTCATGAAGCGGTCCCGTCCCTCCAGACGACCCAGCTCCGCCTCGCCCCCCTGCAGGCGACGATCCATCAGGTTGTCCAACTGCTGTTTCACCTGCTCGATATGGACGCCGTCTCCGGCCGACTTGCCATCACCGCCCCGCTGCAATCCGGGATTGGCCACCATGACCGCCGTCTGGCGGGAGTATCCGGGGGTGCTGACGTTGGAAACGTTGTGCGAGACGACGCGCAACGCTCCCTGGTTGGCGAACAACCCCAGCTTGGCCGTATTCAGGATATTGTTGATGGACATGTCTGCTCTTTCCCTGGTCGCCGATCCGTCCCGATATGGGCATTTTCTGCGATAAATTTACTAGCAATCAGTATGCCAATAACAAAATCATTCTCCCCGCATCGACCAACCAGGTCCGCTCCATTCAACATAATCGGCATAAAACGCGACTTTCTTTATGGGTTGTTCGTCCACGGTCGACGGATGCAGGAGCCGGACCGGAGGCGTTGCGAGCGGCGATTTTTTCCATCACTCGGCAAATGTTGCCTGTCGGGAGACCTGCCCTGCCACCTCGACTCCGCGACCCCACACATGCTAGGGTGTCAATCCGTTCGGATCCGTTGGCACTCTTCTCCCGAGGTCCGGACTGCCAGACAAGGAGGTCGTACCGATGTCCACCAATCCCCTGATCAACATTGCCACCAAGGCGGCCCGCCAGGGGGGTCGTTTGGCCATGCAGTTCTTCCACAATGTTCA belongs to Magnetococcales bacterium and includes:
- the flgK gene encoding flagellar hook-associated protein FlgK, with translation MSINNILNTAKLGLFANQGALRVVSHNVSNVSTPGYSRQTAVMVANPGLQRGGDGKSAGDGVHIEQVKQQLDNLMDRRLQGGEAELGRLEGRDRFMNMIENVFNELDGDGLSTRLEKLFTSIDLLTDNPTDAVVRDQVMENAGATSGFIKRMYNGLSELTLPVDKEITVTLDDINSRLKSIRDVNLAIVRQDATPAKALDLKDQRRQMVMELGKIVDIQTIDQGDGGVSILTANGIMLMDHTYAATLSRGPGSATQNTPQTIRVDERTGDLTSEIKSGTLKGLIEVRDQVINGDSGFLSKLETLADEMRWRFNRVHSQSVPGGLLQSRTGAIDLGQNLTTAMSGLVTDTTQSTYVGSPVDLSRVVNGTLSFAYGADPNGTLTQANVPITTGMSINDVVTAINANAGAGVTASVSGNRLVLTGTGGNSFGVVSDASGVLAALGVGAFFTGSGAASMGVDAAMQAKPALLGTGRFITTGATPVHNDANNEGAMLLGDLRTEKFTLFGESATLISHYGTIAGNLGSEQSRNQAEMTSIQSSQGFMRDLRDSVSGVSLEEEMTDMIKFQRAFQASSKMVSTADNLFETLIQMV